TCCTTAGACGACATATCGGTGTGTTCATGTAAAATTTGTTGACTAAATTTGGCCGGAGGAAATATATGCCAGTAGGTTTTGGTGCCTATAGAGTCTCGACTCAGTCTAAAGCTCACTATGACGCTCTCTTACATGCTATTAATGAAGGATGTCCTTTAGTTGATACTTCTAGTAATTATACTAACGGAGAAAGTGAGAAATTAATAGGAAAGGTTTTAAAAGAAGCTAAATTTTGTCCAATTCTGGTCTCTAAAGTGGGCTATATTCAAGGCGAGAACCTCAATATCATTGAGCAACTCAACCAAGTGGGCCAAGCAACTGAAGATCTCGTTAAAATTAATGAAAATCTTTGGCATTCTATTCATCCTGACTTTATACGCAATCAAATCTCCCTAAGCCTTGAGAGGCTTGATGTAGAGAAGATAGATATCTACTTGCTACATAATCCTGAGTATTACTTCTACGAAGAGGGAGCAACTCAAGAAGAGTATTATCGAAGAATTGAGTTGGCCTTTCGCGAATTAGAGACCCTTGTAGAAGAAGGTCATATCGGAAGCTATGGCATTAGTTCCAATAACTTTATCTTAAATCCAAGTGATCCTAAGATTACTCATATTGATAAGGTTTATGAGGCAGCAACCAATATAAAAAGTGAACACAACTTTAAGTATATTCAATTTCCCTTCAATATGATTGAAATTGATGCTCTAGAAAATTGGTATGATGGATTAAGCTTGCTTAATAAGGCTGATGGTTTAGGGCTTAAGGTTATGACCAATAGACCTCTTAATGCTTTTAAAGATGATCAACTCATTCGCCTTGCTAGTTATGGTGAGACTCATACAAGCTATAGTGCCGAAGAAGGGCAGAAGGCCTTTGTCACAGCAATGATGATTTTAGATAAGAAATTAAAAGAGCAAGAGCCTGATGAAACCATTTACGATCTTCCTCTAATTAAGCAATTCAACGACATGTGGGATTCTATGAGAACCCCTGATGCGGTAGAGCAGGTTTACTTTGCGCACTTTTTTCCGATGGTTGCCCGTATTTGGGGAGCTGATTTAACCGCACAGGAGAGCACGCCTTTTTATAATCTCTTTGATATTTCCATGAGTATCTCTAGAAAGAATATGAGTGATGTTGCTAAAGACTTTGAAACTCAGGCCATTAGTGCAGGACTTATTGCAGAGGGTGCAGATCCAATTCAAGTAAAATTGATAGATAAGTATCTAAGCTATCCTATTGAATATGTCTTAGTTGGAATGAAAGAAAAGGTTTATGTAGATCAGATGAAGCGCTTTTTTTAGAGCGCTTCATTAGGAATTCTCCATTTCTAATTTTAGCTTTGTTATTTAAGATTTCTTGAAAGATAAGAACTTATACTCTTAATTTCTTTTCTGTATTTTATCTTCTCAATATTCTACTTTAAAGAATTCAATAAAATCATTTTGATTACATCCAGATACAACCTATAATTAGTTAAGCACTTTTAAATCTAATAATTATTTTCGTCATTACTGGGAAATATATAATGAATCTTAAAATTAACTTTATCCTTTTGCTTCTATGTTTTGGTGCAAAGTGTTTGGCTTCATTCGCGCCATTTGCTGACTTCGATATTGACCCGAGACAATATAGTTTAGTTTTCAATTACTATGATGACCGTGATAACGAAGTAGATAAAAAACTTAGAAAGAACTACAAATTTAAATTTCCTCTTGTTGAGTTCTATGCAAATAAGGCACTTAGTGGATCTGTGATTGGAAAACTAAATAAAGAAGGGCTCTTCATCGGAGGAAAGAAAGTTTGCTACACTAAGAATATATTGAATGATAGTTACAATATTTTGATCGAGGATGTTGTACCTCCCTCATACTCTGGAGATACGATAACTGCGGGAGTTTACTCTCTTGATGGAGAAAGTTTCAAGGCGAAGAGATGCTCTTTTTTAGAATATTGGCAGGATGCTGATTTAGAACTTATGACAGCACTAGTTTTAGAGGATTACGATGAAAAAACTAAACTGGCTAAAATACGTCTTGGAGATGGAGTTGCCTATTTTTCTGCAAAGAATTTAAGCTTTCAGCATTTACATAGACCTCCATTGAGGGCGATGGATCACTATGGTGTTGATCCAGTAAAGCTTGCTAAGCATATTGAGTCTAAATTTGCTGAATATTTAAAAAATCGTAGAGATCGTTTTAAACCTAAGGAAAGTGGTGAGACTTTTGAGCAACGATACGGACTAGAGGATTACTTTTCTCTATCTAATCTTGACTGGATGGATAGATATGGCGCTAAGGAATATAAAGAGAGCTTAATTAAGAAATATGGAAAATTTCAGATTATAAAGCATTTTGACTTTGAGAATATGAATATTTATGTAGGTAGATATAAGAATAAAACTAAAGGAAAGAAGGACATTATAGAAATAAATCTATGGAAAGAAGATATGAATGAACTTTTTATATTGAAGAATTTGGATAATGGCAATGTTAAGTACGATGAATTCTTCAAAGTAGGTTTTTCTGATAAGATAACAATTTTTAATGTTAATTCAAGGTTTATGATTCCTCGATTCGAATATGAAGGAACATGGGACGATTTTTAATAACTATTTCTTGAATTTCGGCTAAATCTAAAGAGCTAACAAGCTTCATCTGAAATAATGGCCAGGCCCTATAAGAGGGCCCCACTTTTCTTATCTAAGTAGTACTGATAATTTCCTGGGTAGTGGTTAACTCCACCTTTATCTACTTCAATAACTTTGTCCGTGAAATAATAAAAATAAATGCATGATTTTTTGACTTAGCTCAAACCATTTAGCATTGTACTTTTTTCTTCGTGATGATCTTCAAAGAGTAGTAAATGCTTATTCTAAAGGTAATCAGGAAATTAAAAAAGTACTCTCAGATTTATAATTTTAGCTTAGTTATTTAAGATTTCTTGAAAGATAAGAACTTATACTCTTAATTTCTTATCTGTATTTATCTTCTCTACATTCTACTTAAAAGAATTCAATAAAATCATTTTGATTACATCCAGATACAACCTATAATTAGCTAAGTACTTTTAAATCTAATAATTATATTCGTCATTACTGGGAAATATATAATGAATCTTAAAATTAACTTTATCCTTTTAGTTCTAAGTTTTAGCACAAAGTGTTTCGCTTCATCAGACCCATT
Above is a genomic segment from Halobacteriovorax sp. HLS containing:
- a CDS encoding aldo/keto reductase, with the translated sequence MPVGFGAYRVSTQSKAHYDALLHAINEGCPLVDTSSNYTNGESEKLIGKVLKEAKFCPILVSKVGYIQGENLNIIEQLNQVGQATEDLVKINENLWHSIHPDFIRNQISLSLERLDVEKIDIYLLHNPEYYFYEEGATQEEYYRRIELAFRELETLVEEGHIGSYGISSNNFILNPSDPKITHIDKVYEAATNIKSEHNFKYIQFPFNMIEIDALENWYDGLSLLNKADGLGLKVMTNRPLNAFKDDQLIRLASYGETHTSYSAEEGQKAFVTAMMILDKKLKEQEPDETIYDLPLIKQFNDMWDSMRTPDAVEQVYFAHFFPMVARIWGADLTAQESTPFYNLFDISMSISRKNMSDVAKDFETQAISAGLIAEGADPIQVKLIDKYLSYPIEYVLVGMKEKVYVDQMKRFF